ATCTGCGGCCCGCGGCCCACGGGAACTGAACGCACGGAACCGGAGACGGCGTCCAACCGCAAAGGAGCACGCTGTGAGCGCAACTCCCGCCGGGACCACCCCGGACATCGACGAGAAGATCGGCGTCCTCACCGACCTCGTGACCCCCTGGGCCGTGCGTGTGGCGGCCACCCTCATGCTCGCCGACCACATCGGCGACGGCACCGCAGCGGTCGAGGACCTCGCCAAGCAGTGCGGCGCCGACCCCGACGCCGTCGGCCGGCTGCTCGAACACCTCGCCTCCCAAGGCATGTTCGCCCCGGACGGCCCCGGAAGGTACCGCAACACCCAGCTCTCCGACCGGCTCCGCCGCGACCACCCGATGACCATGTACCCCTGGCTGGACATCGAAGGCGGCATGGGCCAGTACGACCGCGGGCTGAGCGCCCTCCTCCTCGCCGTCCGCACCGGCAAGGAGGCCTACAGTTCCACCTTCGGCCGGCCCTTCTTCGAAGACCTCAACACCGATGCCCGCCGCGGCGCCGCCTACGACGAGCTGATGGCCACCGTGACCGCCTGGACCCTCCCCGAGATCCTCCAGGCCTACGACTGGAGCCGCGTCCAGCACGTCACCGACGTCGCCGGCGGCAGCGGAGCCCTGCTCACCGGCCTTCTCCAGGCCCATCCGCAGCTGCGCGGCACCCTCGTGGACGACCCCCGCGCCGTCCGCACGGCCACCGGCCGGTTCACCGCCGCCGGTGTCGCCGACCGGGCCACCGTCCACCCCGGCTCCATGTTCGACCCGCTGCCCGGGGGCGCCGACCTCTACATCGTCAAGTCCACCGTCATGGGCTGGGGCGACGGGGGAGGAGCGGCGATCCTGCGCCGCTGCGCGGAGGCCGCGGGCCCCCAAGGGCGCGTCATGGTGGCCGAATTCCTGCGCGGCACACCCCGTCTCGTCCCGTCACTGGACCTCTACATGACCTTGCTGGGAGGCAAGGAACGCACCGAGGAGGAGTTCCGGACGCTCGGCGCGGCCGCCGGTCTCACCCTGCTGGCCACCCACCCGACACCGTCCGGATACTGCCTCCTGGAGTTCACGGTCGACGCATAAGGTGGGTCGGATCGGTCCGACTCACCGGATCTGCCGGTCACACCACCGACGGGACCCCCACGTGCGACACGCGACCACCCCGACAAGCGACAGCCACTTAGCCGCCCGGACCCCGGGCCAGGCAGCCGGCCCCCGCCCGCAGGACTGGACGGCGGCCCGGGCCCGGCCCCTGCCGGTCCTCAGCCTGAGGCACCGCGGCGACCCGGAGACCCGGACGGAGACCTGGCGCAGCCTGACCGCTCTGGTCTTCGAGTGGGGGCTGGCCACCCGTCAGACCCGCGCGATCGAGGTGCACTATGACCCCCCGGGCGGCGACCCGGCCCTGCGCCGCTTCGACGCCTGTCTGTCGCTGCCGCACCTGGAAACCGCGGCACTGGTGACCGCTCAGGACCTGGCCCACGTACCGGGAGTCCGTCTGGAGACCATCATGGGACACGGGCCCTTCCTGCACCGCAGGCCCGCTCCCGCCGAGACCTGGGCGGGGTCGTCGCCGTCCACCGAGGGCGCGCAGCCCTCGGGCAGTGCGCACATGGCGACCCACAGGCCCGTCTGGCCCTGCTACTACGTGTACGAGTGCAGCCCCGCCCTGGCCGCCGGAGTCCCGGTGGTCACCGACGTCTACATGACCCTGAAGCCGGCCGGGTCCTCGGGCCGGCCCCGCTGCTAGCGGACCGGGAACACGGGCGGGAAGACCGAGGAGGCCACCGGCACAGCCGTGCCCGGACCAAGGACGGAAGCCGCCATGACCACCACCACGCTCGACTGGAACCGCACCTACCGCGCGGGTGACCATCACAAGTACTGGGAGCTGAGCCAGCCCTCCGCCGAACTCGTGGGCTTCCTCGCCGCACTCGGGCCCGGCGCGGGGCGGCCGGCCCTGGACATCGGATGCGGTACCGGCTGGGACACCCTGGCCCTGGCCGGCGCCGGATACCGGGTCACGGGCGTGGACATCAGCGAGGAGGCGTTGCACCTCGCCCGCGCACGGGCGGCGGAGAACGCCCCCGAGGAGAGCGGCGACGGCAGCTCGCGCCCCGCCTTCGAGCAGGCCGACGTCCGGCGGCTGCCCTTCGAGGACGCGTCCTTCGACCTGCTGATCGACCGCGGGTGCCTGCACCACCTCGGCGAGGAGGACCGCGAGAGGTACGCCCGGGAGACCGCCCGCGTCCTGCGCCCGCGGGGCATCCTCTACCTCAGGGGAAGCCGCGTGAACACCTTTCCCTTCAAGCCCCTCACCGCCGAGCTGCTGCGTCGCCACTTCGCCCCGAACGGCTTCGAGGCCGGCCCGCTGCTGCCCTTCCAGCTCCAGACGGACGCGATGTCCCTCCCGGCCCACGCCTGCGTCCTCACCCGGACCGACGCCGAACGGTCCGCGACACCATGAGCGCCATCCGTCCCGCCGAGTTCCACGCGCAAGCCCTCCGCACGGCCCTGGACCGGCACGCCGTGCCCGGCCGGGCCGCCGGGGAGAAGCGGTACCTGCGCAGCGACCTCGACCACATCGGCGTACCACTGCCCGCCCTGCGCAAGCTCGCCCGGTCCTTCGTCCGCAGCCACCGGGAGCTCACCCATGACGAACTTATGGCCCTCGTCGTCGAGTTGTGGAAGCGGCCGGTTCACGAAGCCCGGTCCGTCGCTCTGATCCTCCTCGACCACCGCGTGGACCTGCTGCGCACGGAGGACACCGCCTTCCTGGAGAGGCTCCTGCGTGACTGCGGCACGTGGGCGCACGTCGATCTCCTGGCGCCTTTCGTGGTGGGTCGGCTGCTGCTGCGGGAGCCGGGGATGTCGGGGGCTGTGCGCCGCTGGGCGGCCGACGAGCAGCAGTGGGTACGGCGCGGCGGTGTCCTGTCCTTCCTGCCGGCTCTCCGTCAGGAGGCCGAACACCCCCGCTGGTTCCCGGTGTTCGGTGAGGTCGCCGACCCGCTCCTGACCGACGACCGGTTCTTCGTGCGCAAGGCCATCGGCTGGGTGCTGCGCGAGGGCACCGGACACCACCCCCGCCAGGTCGCCGACTGGCTCGAACCCCGGCTCCACCGCGTGTCCGGGCTCACCCTGCGCGAGGCCGTCCGCCGCCTGGACGAGCAGGAACGGCGGCGGCTGCTGGCCGCACACCACGCATGAGCGAAAGGCTGTGACATGCCGTACGCCACCACTGTCGAGGACGGCCGTTACCGCACCGTCTGCCGGATGTGCCACGGTGGCTGTGGCGCGCTCGTGGACGTGGCCGACGGGCGGCTGACCGCCGTCCAGGGCGACCCCGACAACCCCAACAACCGAGGCTTCCTGTGCGCCAAGGGCCGCGCCTCGCTCGCCCAGCTCGACCACCCCGACCGGCTGACCCGGCCCCTGCTGCGCACGGGTGCGCGCGGCAGCGGCTCCTACCGGCCCATCGGCTGGGAGGAGGCTCTGGACCGGGTGGCCGAAGCCCTCGACACCACCCGCCGGGAGCACGGGCCCCAGTCACTGGTCGTCGCCCAGGGCACCGACCGCAACTACCAGGAATGGCTCTTCCGGTTCGCCAACAGCTACGGCACCCCCAACGTGCTCGGCCCGGCGCACGTCTGCTTCTATCCGCGCGTCATGGCCGGCATCCTCACCATGGGCGCCTTCACCTTCTGCGACTACGAGGGTTCCCCCGATCTCGTGCTGCTGTGGGGCTGCAACAAGTCCATGACGCACGGCGACGG
This genomic interval from Streptomyces asiaticus contains the following:
- a CDS encoding DNA alkylation repair protein, whose amino-acid sequence is MSAIRPAEFHAQALRTALDRHAVPGRAAGEKRYLRSDLDHIGVPLPALRKLARSFVRSHRELTHDELMALVVELWKRPVHEARSVALILLDHRVDLLRTEDTAFLERLLRDCGTWAHVDLLAPFVVGRLLLREPGMSGAVRRWAADEQQWVRRGGVLSFLPALRQEAEHPRWFPVFGEVADPLLTDDRFFVRKAIGWVLREGTGHHPRQVADWLEPRLHRVSGLTLREAVRRLDEQERRRLLAAHHA
- a CDS encoding acetylserotonin O-methyltransferase, translating into MSATPAGTTPDIDEKIGVLTDLVTPWAVRVAATLMLADHIGDGTAAVEDLAKQCGADPDAVGRLLEHLASQGMFAPDGPGRYRNTQLSDRLRRDHPMTMYPWLDIEGGMGQYDRGLSALLLAVRTGKEAYSSTFGRPFFEDLNTDARRGAAYDELMATVTAWTLPEILQAYDWSRVQHVTDVAGGSGALLTGLLQAHPQLRGTLVDDPRAVRTATGRFTAAGVADRATVHPGSMFDPLPGGADLYIVKSTVMGWGDGGGAAILRRCAEAAGPQGRVMVAEFLRGTPRLVPSLDLYMTLLGGKERTEEEFRTLGAAAGLTLLATHPTPSGYCLLEFTVDA
- a CDS encoding class I SAM-dependent methyltransferase gives rise to the protein MTTTTLDWNRTYRAGDHHKYWELSQPSAELVGFLAALGPGAGRPALDIGCGTGWDTLALAGAGYRVTGVDISEEALHLARARAAENAPEESGDGSSRPAFEQADVRRLPFEDASFDLLIDRGCLHHLGEEDRERYARETARVLRPRGILYLRGSRVNTFPFKPLTAELLRRHFAPNGFEAGPLLPFQLQTDAMSLPAHACVLTRTDAERSATP